One window of Oscillibacter hominis genomic DNA carries:
- a CDS encoding L-2-amino-thiazoline-4-carboxylic acid hydrolase — protein sequence MTQKQPILLTETHHGGILVAFYKVLMDFCGRERGYDLFMTAGRTYGARRGRRMAMRAMRDGNPLDLTSYFAYGELLCNDEGLDDEGTYEAIPGTVHEHQTDCWWAREFRAMDCEQCGVDYCKEIDGAVVRGFNPTMGFERTQNMHLNSSCDFYFHSPEVKSDFMSTYESRLKPGQCVKREMAYHCADVYQMYCHVITQVLPKDAAGLIERVRAILSERYGKDFLPVLDSYSGTDFEQI from the coding sequence ATGACGCAAAAGCAACCGATCTTGTTGACTGAGACCCACCACGGCGGAATCCTGGTGGCATTCTATAAAGTCCTGATGGACTTTTGCGGCCGCGAGCGGGGATACGACCTCTTCATGACCGCTGGGCGCACCTATGGTGCCCGACGCGGCCGCAGAATGGCCATGCGGGCCATGCGGGACGGCAACCCCCTGGACCTCACGTCCTACTTTGCCTATGGCGAGCTGCTCTGCAACGATGAGGGCCTCGACGACGAGGGAACCTATGAGGCCATTCCCGGCACAGTCCACGAGCATCAGACCGACTGCTGGTGGGCCCGGGAGTTCCGGGCTATGGACTGTGAGCAGTGCGGGGTGGATTACTGCAAGGAAATCGACGGCGCAGTGGTCCGCGGCTTCAATCCCACCATGGGTTTCGAGCGCACGCAGAATATGCACCTCAACTCCTCCTGTGACTTCTATTTCCACAGCCCGGAAGTGAAGAGCGACTTCATGAGCACCTATGAATCCCGGCTGAAGCCTGGCCAGTGCGTAAAGCGGGAGATGGCCTACCACTGCGCGGACGTCTATCAGATGTACTGCCACGTCATCACCCAGGTGCTGCCGAAGGACGCCGCCGGCCTCATTGAACGGGTTCGCGCCATACTGTCCGAACGCTACGGCAAAGACTTTTTGCCTGTGCTGGACTCCTACAGCGGAACCGATTTTGAACAGATTTAA
- a CDS encoding DMT family transporter, whose protein sequence is MKKQMQGMIYVMLAAVLFGVMPLWAVKVYDNGGNPVFLSFCRFALSLPLLYLLDRKLCPHHERAAPDKKFFLVCITYVLTPSLLFISYTKIASGLATTVHFIYPAIVLLLCRAMFRQSIRPVKYFCCFLCIVGVALFCTVGEQVDGLGLLLALLSAITYAGYVAYLPASHVQETLAPFQLTLRLNLGGVVVLAVLNTLMGTWAFGLTLQGWLYTLLLSWGTAVGATMLFQRGVQLCGAQNAAIFSVLEPLTSVVCGILFLSESCSVQIILGIVLILAAVFLLSICDFRGKRQEDMPA, encoded by the coding sequence GTGAAAAAGCAGATGCAGGGCATGATCTATGTCATGCTGGCCGCTGTCCTCTTCGGCGTCATGCCGCTGTGGGCGGTAAAAGTATATGACAATGGAGGAAATCCTGTCTTCCTCTCCTTCTGCCGGTTTGCACTCAGCCTGCCGCTCCTGTATTTACTGGACCGGAAGCTCTGCCCGCACCATGAACGGGCCGCGCCGGACAAGAAGTTTTTCCTGGTCTGCATCACCTATGTGCTGACCCCCTCCCTTCTATTCATCTCTTACACCAAAATTGCAAGCGGGCTTGCCACGACGGTGCATTTTATCTATCCCGCCATCGTGCTGTTGCTCTGCCGGGCCATGTTCCGGCAGAGCATCCGGCCCGTGAAGTACTTCTGCTGCTTTTTGTGCATTGTGGGCGTCGCCCTCTTCTGCACGGTGGGGGAGCAGGTGGACGGCCTGGGGCTTCTGCTTGCGCTGCTCTCCGCCATCACCTATGCCGGATATGTGGCCTATCTGCCGGCCAGCCATGTGCAGGAGACCCTGGCCCCCTTCCAGCTGACGCTGCGGCTGAACCTTGGCGGCGTGGTGGTGCTGGCAGTCCTCAACACCCTGATGGGCACGTGGGCCTTTGGCCTCACCCTGCAGGGCTGGCTCTACACCCTATTGCTCAGCTGGGGGACCGCTGTGGGCGCCACCATGCTGTTCCAGCGGGGCGTGCAGCTGTGCGGCGCGCAAAACGCCGCCATATTCAGCGTGCTCGAGCCCCTTACCAGCGTGGTGTGCGGGATTTTGTTCCTCAGCGAGTCCTGCAGCGTGCAGATCATCTTGGGGATTGTCCTGATCCTTGCGGCAGTGTTCCTTCTCTCCATCTGCGATTTTCGCGGGAAACGGCAAGAGGACATGCCCGCCTGA
- a CDS encoding L-cysteine desulfidase family protein: MEKMSNQYSTYVRILQRELVCAMGCTEPIAIAYCAAVARAELGAMPDRLDIEASGNIIKNVKSVIVPNTDGRRGIEVAAAIGVLGGDASARLEVISHVDQAAKNLLPEYLKKTPVAIHMAQSPFLLDLTVTAFHGDSYAKVRIANEHTNIVHIERNGKVTLEKDLHPSTQDIQADLPDYTLLNVQDIYEFATTCDLSDVREVISSQIEKNTRIAEEGLHSTYGANIGKVLLKNGGDSVRIRAKAYAAAGSDARMNGCELPVVICAGSGNQGLTTSLPVIVYARELHADEETLYRALVISNLVTLHIKENIGRLSAYCGAVCAGAGAGAGISYLYGGDCDVISHTIVNTLAVTSGIVCDGAKSSCAAKIAMAVEAGILGFEMYRNGQQFYGGEGLVLTGVENSIRNFGRLGREGMRETDSEIIRMMVEQ, translated from the coding sequence ATGGAAAAGATGTCCAACCAATACAGCACCTATGTGCGGATTCTTCAGCGGGAGCTCGTCTGTGCGATGGGCTGCACGGAACCCATCGCAATCGCATACTGCGCGGCGGTGGCCCGGGCGGAGTTAGGCGCAATGCCGGACCGGTTGGACATCGAGGCCAGCGGGAACATCATTAAAAATGTGAAGAGCGTCATCGTCCCCAACACGGACGGCAGGCGGGGCATCGAGGTGGCCGCCGCAATCGGCGTTTTGGGCGGCGACGCATCCGCCCGGCTTGAGGTGATCTCCCATGTGGATCAGGCCGCAAAAAACCTGTTGCCGGAGTATCTCAAAAAGACGCCTGTGGCCATCCACATGGCCCAGTCCCCCTTTTTGCTTGACCTCACTGTGACCGCGTTCCATGGGGACTCCTATGCAAAGGTTCGCATTGCCAACGAGCACACCAACATCGTCCACATAGAGCGCAACGGCAAGGTGACGCTGGAAAAGGACCTCCACCCCAGCACCCAGGACATCCAGGCCGACCTGCCGGACTACACTCTTCTGAACGTGCAGGATATCTATGAGTTTGCAACCACCTGCGATTTATCGGACGTCAGGGAGGTCATTTCGTCCCAGATTGAGAAAAACACCCGCATCGCCGAGGAGGGCCTTCACAGCACCTATGGGGCAAACATTGGGAAGGTACTGCTCAAAAACGGCGGGGACAGCGTGCGGATCCGGGCAAAGGCCTATGCCGCGGCGGGCAGCGACGCCCGCATGAACGGCTGCGAACTGCCGGTGGTCATCTGCGCCGGCAGCGGAAACCAGGGCCTCACCACCTCACTGCCGGTCATCGTGTACGCCAGGGAACTCCACGCGGATGAGGAGACGCTCTACCGCGCACTGGTGATTTCCAACCTGGTCACCCTTCATATCAAAGAGAACATCGGGCGGCTCAGCGCATACTGCGGCGCGGTCTGCGCCGGGGCCGGCGCGGGCGCGGGCATCAGCTACCTGTACGGCGGGGACTGCGACGTCATCTCCCACACCATTGTCAATACGCTGGCCGTCACCTCCGGCATTGTCTGTGACGGAGCCAAGTCCTCCTGTGCCGCAAAGATCGCCATGGCGGTGGAGGCAGGCATCCTTGGGTTCGAGATGTACCGCAACGGCCAGCAGTTTTACGGCGGCGAGGGCTTGGTGCTCACCGGCGTGGAAAACTCCATCCGCAACTTTGGCCGTCTGGGCCGGGAGGGCATGCGGGAGACGGACAGTGAGATCATCCGTATGATGGTGGAGCAATAA
- a CDS encoding metal-dependent hydrolase family protein: MFYIKADRGITGDGKTVLAPVYVGVDGDTITYVSDQQPASIQQFDFVDMGDTTLTPGLLNLHDHVNRKILRDHPTDLPVTVRSKEFMSNSKEYMLLHGVKNVRDMLGEGVTFIRDFGLGGYTAVTLKRGIQEGLVIGPEMMVCGRPLCMTGGHCHKNAHEVDGVDGMIRGVREELKEGADFIKFMASGGLDQFPREDPKYPELTLEELKAGIGVAHDAGRPTTAHVYPKEAILRIIQAGIDCVEHGVMMDDECIDEMVKHNLPLVPTMTGMRGAYFIPPVSEARMKTRALLETRIWQPHNESVRKAVEAGLLVGTGTDSYGRLSDEIRLIAQAANRTPVQAIEHATSTSAKIIGRGDLGLLKEGRHANIAAFPGDLSKSLDTIDRAVQVWLHGKAVL; the protein is encoded by the coding sequence ATGTTTTACATCAAAGCGGACCGCGGGATCACCGGAGATGGAAAAACTGTCCTGGCCCCTGTGTATGTGGGTGTGGATGGGGATACCATCACCTATGTGTCCGATCAGCAACCTGCCTCCATACAGCAATTCGACTTTGTCGACATGGGGGATACAACACTGACCCCGGGCCTTTTGAATCTACACGACCATGTAAACCGCAAGATTCTGCGCGATCATCCCACTGATCTCCCCGTTACGGTGCGCTCCAAAGAATTTATGTCCAACTCCAAGGAGTACATGCTGCTCCACGGCGTAAAAAACGTCCGCGACATGTTGGGGGAGGGCGTCACCTTTATCCGTGATTTCGGCCTTGGCGGCTATACCGCCGTCACCCTCAAGCGCGGCATCCAAGAGGGCCTGGTGATTGGGCCGGAGATGATGGTCTGCGGCAGGCCGCTGTGCATGACCGGGGGCCACTGCCACAAAAACGCCCACGAGGTAGACGGCGTCGACGGCATGATCCGTGGCGTCCGCGAGGAGCTCAAAGAGGGGGCCGACTTCATCAAGTTCATGGCCAGCGGCGGGCTGGACCAGTTCCCCAGGGAGGATCCCAAGTACCCCGAGCTGACGCTGGAAGAGCTGAAGGCCGGTATCGGGGTGGCCCACGACGCGGGCAGGCCCACCACAGCCCACGTCTATCCCAAGGAAGCCATCTTGCGGATCATTCAGGCCGGCATCGACTGCGTGGAGCACGGCGTCATGATGGACGATGAATGCATCGATGAAATGGTCAAGCACAATCTCCCTCTGGTCCCGACAATGACCGGTATGCGCGGCGCGTACTTCATCCCCCCTGTCAGCGAGGCCCGCATGAAGACCCGGGCGCTCCTTGAAACGCGCATCTGGCAGCCCCACAACGAATCTGTACGCAAAGCCGTGGAAGCCGGATTGCTGGTGGGAACCGGCACGGACAGCTATGGCCGGCTTTCCGATGAGATCCGCCTGATCGCCCAGGCTGCAAACCGCACCCCTGTCCAGGCAATCGAGCACGCCACCAGCACCTCCGCCAAGATCATCGGCCGCGGAGACCTGGGCCTGCTGAAAGAGGGCAGGCACGCCAACATCGCCGCTTTCCCCGGCGACCTCAGCAAGTCGCTGGACACAATCGACCGTGCCGTCCAGGTTTGGCTACACGGCAAGGCGGTCCTGTAA
- a CDS encoding cucumopine synthase-related protein: MRRILLEWPDLGLSAKATLADDKNPELCDDLWNALPIHSIMNNAVITDGSMYCWAPLLSHAPVHVKERIDKAPVGRLRYSQNTGNKVIVQYAECNEDIMGAVLGQVDEEDIETVRTIGSKALESIFMTKNELHIRISRLGEDSAKEDARPTLEAPDACKAEVKALVEKILDRAMECSRAEPEEHKLVRTGKNAGMGSCGQYFSTWEFVYSLSRDLSMYTLYPISRLCRKEEFDVRTLESIYMEIDPTYTNLLGSYGMRTLREYAREFRALIAAQTLTKEEFTYILDAFVLYTNMIAQWAYFYYPWGIGCACYRFEDEYRHYVAKD; this comes from the coding sequence ATGAGACGAATTTTACTTGAGTGGCCCGACCTGGGCCTCTCCGCCAAAGCCACGCTGGCCGACGACAAAAACCCCGAACTGTGCGACGACCTCTGGAACGCCCTGCCCATCCACTCCATCATGAACAACGCGGTGATCACAGACGGCTCCATGTACTGCTGGGCGCCGCTGCTCAGCCACGCCCCCGTCCATGTGAAAGAGCGGATTGACAAGGCGCCCGTCGGCCGGCTGCGCTACTCACAAAATACCGGCAACAAGGTGATCGTCCAATACGCCGAGTGCAATGAGGACATCATGGGTGCCGTCCTTGGGCAGGTTGACGAGGAGGACATCGAAACCGTCCGTACCATTGGCAGCAAGGCCCTGGAGTCCATCTTTATGACGAAAAACGAGCTCCACATCCGCATCTCCAGACTGGGTGAGGACTCGGCCAAAGAGGATGCCCGGCCCACCCTGGAGGCCCCGGACGCCTGTAAGGCCGAGGTCAAAGCCCTGGTGGAAAAAATCCTGGACCGGGCTATGGAGTGCAGCAGGGCGGAGCCTGAGGAGCACAAGCTGGTCCGCACCGGTAAAAATGCCGGTATGGGCTCCTGCGGACAGTATTTCAGCACCTGGGAATTTGTCTACTCGCTGTCCCGCGACCTGTCCATGTATACACTCTACCCCATCTCCCGCCTCTGCCGCAAAGAGGAGTTTGACGTCCGCACCCTGGAATCAATCTACATGGAGATTGACCCGACCTACACCAACCTGCTGGGCTCCTACGGCATGCGCACCCTTCGGGAGTATGCAAGGGAGTTTCGCGCTCTGATCGCCGCGCAGACACTGACCAAGGAGGAGTTCACCTATATCCTTGACGCCTTTGTCCTCTATACGAATATGATCGCCCAATGGGCTTATTTCTACTATCCCTGGGGAATCGGCTGCGCATGCTACCGCTTTGAGGACGAGTACAGGCACTACGTCGCAAAGGATTGA
- a CDS encoding TRAP transporter substrate-binding protein has product MICFKRFAALALAFALSIGLAACGGASNPNEPQSSASGSGKEASYTLKFAHEMAEGTPEAIAADLFAENVHEKTNGAVTIEVFPHGQLGDPATMIESASLGNIDLISCASGNFARFDTIFNIDTVPYLYADGEAFRTILKESGAQDTQMDVLSSNGFTMLNEARNCFRGPYRVLVSTRPINTIDDLKGLRLRAFENTNYMTAYEKLGANPIILPWSDVFMSLQQGTVEAAACAIGSLKNEGFTQVAPYVANVNEYLSSILIVGTESALEKLPPEYIEILKECADQFGEDVDTAMNESLDEQIAAMEAEGATFVEVDTAPAREVLKDFYYSLEESGVLPKGTVDISLAQ; this is encoded by the coding sequence ATGATTTGTTTCAAAAGATTTGCCGCGCTTGCGCTTGCTTTTGCACTGTCCATTGGCCTCGCCGCCTGCGGCGGAGCATCGAATCCCAATGAGCCCCAATCTTCAGCCAGCGGTTCCGGGAAGGAAGCGTCCTACACCCTGAAATTTGCCCATGAGATGGCGGAGGGTACGCCCGAGGCAATTGCCGCCGACCTGTTTGCGGAGAATGTCCACGAAAAAACGAACGGCGCGGTCACCATCGAAGTCTTTCCACACGGCCAGCTTGGCGATCCCGCCACGATGATCGAGAGCGCATCCCTGGGCAACATCGACCTTATCAGCTGTGCCAGCGGAAACTTTGCCCGCTTTGACACCATCTTCAACATCGACACAGTCCCCTACCTCTATGCGGACGGCGAGGCCTTCCGCACCATTCTGAAGGAGTCCGGAGCGCAAGACACCCAGATGGACGTACTCAGCAGCAACGGCTTTACCATGCTCAACGAAGCGCGCAACTGCTTCCGCGGCCCCTACCGGGTGCTGGTCTCCACCAGGCCCATCAACACCATCGACGATCTGAAGGGCCTCCGCCTGCGGGCCTTTGAAAACACCAACTACATGACGGCCTACGAAAAGCTTGGCGCGAACCCCATCATCCTGCCCTGGTCAGACGTGTTCATGTCCCTCCAGCAGGGCACGGTGGAGGCCGCCGCCTGCGCAATCGGCTCCTTGAAAAACGAGGGCTTTACCCAGGTGGCCCCTTATGTGGCCAATGTCAACGAGTACCTCTCATCCATCCTCATTGTGGGGACCGAGTCCGCGCTGGAAAAGCTGCCTCCTGAATACATTGAAATCCTGAAAGAGTGCGCCGATCAGTTCGGGGAGGACGTTGACACGGCCATGAATGAAAGCCTTGACGAGCAGATCGCCGCCATGGAGGCGGAAGGTGCCACGTTTGTCGAGGTGGATACCGCCCCCGCCCGGGAGGTCCTGAAGGACTTCTACTATTCCCTGGAGGAGAGCGGGGTCCTGCCAAAGGGCACAGTCGACATTTCACTCGCCCAGTAA
- a CDS encoding TRAP transporter small permease gives MKRFLNKTADAMMAIACISLAACVLTNAYEIFMRFFFAKSLYWIQDFTLLTMLWFIFPGMVKIANKGNDISVDLFLSKLPGKAQRVVKMAVDILVTLFSLCLFYFSADMFRLRIGQVKTTSSIPLNLYTVAIMVSMLLMSLVYIEKLTEQLKKEGGAR, from the coding sequence ATGAAACGCTTCCTCAACAAAACAGCCGATGCCATGATGGCGATCGCCTGCATCTCCCTTGCGGCCTGCGTACTCACCAATGCCTATGAGATTTTCATGCGTTTTTTCTTTGCCAAAAGCCTCTACTGGATTCAGGATTTTACACTTCTAACCATGCTGTGGTTCATCTTTCCCGGGATGGTTAAAATCGCCAACAAAGGAAACGACATTTCGGTGGACCTCTTTCTCAGCAAGCTCCCCGGCAAGGCCCAGCGCGTGGTCAAGATGGCCGTGGACATTCTGGTCACGCTGTTCAGCCTGTGCCTGTTCTACTTCAGCGCGGACATGTTCCGCCTGCGCATCGGGCAGGTCAAGACCACCAGCAGCATCCCGCTGAACTTATACACTGTGGCCATTATGGTCAGCATGCTCCTGATGAGCCTTGTATATATCGAAAAACTGACAGAGCAGCTAAAAAAGGAAGGGGGCGCGCGGTAA
- a CDS encoding TRAP transporter large permease: MAAFVLIAVFFVVLIAGMPISMGMGVSTLASLFAGHYSLSTLILQIEKGAGSYSLVAIPYFVLAASLMNKGGITNKIFDFAESLCSWMHGGLAQVNVISSVIFAGISGTANADAAGLGLVEIEAMDRKGYDRGWSVAITLASSILGPIIPPSVCFIVYGCLAGVSVTELFVAGVVPGVLIAAALMAANYVIAKSGKKACPPPQKFDLREVGRTFKHGFFALMAPVILLACLFSGAVTATETGIIASVYSFVVGLLYRELSVQNLKETFVETIENSAVIMFMIGMGNGIGYVLTLERVPQNLTSLLLGVTENKYVMLLLILIVLLIMGCFIDATTIRIITVPLLLPVIDALGISRLHFGVIHTVVTLLGMSTPPVGTGLLVMATISKMKFDDVVKAFVPFWIPLAAALLLITYLPQITLFLPHLIFG, translated from the coding sequence ATGGCAGCGTTTGTATTAATCGCGGTGTTCTTTGTGGTCCTGATCGCGGGCATGCCCATCAGCATGGGCATGGGGGTTTCCACCCTGGCCTCCCTCTTTGCGGGGCACTACAGCCTGTCTACCCTGATCCTGCAGATTGAAAAAGGGGCCGGTAGCTACTCCCTTGTGGCCATCCCCTACTTTGTCCTTGCGGCCAGCCTGATGAACAAGGGCGGCATCACCAATAAGATCTTCGACTTTGCAGAGTCCCTCTGCAGCTGGATGCACGGCGGGCTTGCCCAGGTCAACGTCATCTCCAGCGTGATTTTTGCCGGAATCTCCGGCACGGCAAACGCCGATGCGGCGGGCCTGGGGCTGGTTGAGATTGAGGCGATGGACCGAAAGGGATACGACCGGGGCTGGTCCGTGGCGATCACGCTGGCCTCCTCCATCCTGGGGCCCATCATCCCGCCCAGCGTCTGTTTCATCGTCTATGGATGCCTTGCGGGCGTATCTGTGACAGAGCTCTTCGTGGCCGGGGTGGTTCCCGGGGTCCTCATTGCCGCCGCCTTGATGGCCGCCAATTATGTCATCGCAAAAAGCGGCAAAAAAGCGTGTCCCCCGCCGCAAAAATTTGACCTCCGTGAGGTTGGGCGAACCTTCAAGCACGGGTTTTTTGCCCTGATGGCTCCGGTCATCCTGCTGGCCTGCCTGTTCTCCGGAGCCGTCACCGCAACCGAGACCGGCATTATCGCATCGGTGTACTCCTTCGTCGTGGGCCTCCTTTATCGGGAGCTGAGTGTTCAGAATCTCAAGGAGACCTTTGTGGAGACCATTGAAAACTCCGCGGTCATCATGTTCATGATCGGCATGGGCAACGGCATCGGCTATGTGCTGACGCTGGAGCGCGTGCCGCAGAACCTGACGTCGCTGCTCTTAGGCGTGACGGAGAACAAATATGTCATGCTCCTTCTCATTCTGATCGTTCTTTTGATCATGGGCTGCTTCATCGATGCCACCACCATCCGGATTATCACAGTACCCCTGCTGCTGCCCGTCATCGACGCGCTCGGCATCAGCCGCCTCCACTTTGGCGTCATCCACACGGTCGTCACCCTGCTTGGCATGTCCACGCCGCCGGTGGGCACAGGGCTGCTGGTCATGGCGACGATCTCCAAGATGAAATTCGACGATGTGGTGAAGGCGTTTGTGCCCTTCTGGATCCCCTTGGCGGCGGCATTGCTGCTGATTACCTACCTCCCACAAATCACACTGTTCCTGCCGCATCTCATCTTCGGGTAG
- a CDS encoding asparaginase, translated as MKKILLLTTGGTIACTGGGAGYAPTLDGSALLSYVPEVRGLADIELTGILNIDSSNMQPEDWELIAKTIRDAEDRYDGIVIVHGTDTMAYTSSAVSFMTLGLRKCVVFTGAQIPISKEGSDGRENLLDAVCTACSSGLTGVYVVFGGKIMPGCCVSKCDTEARAAFQCVNRREVGCVHQGKLRIFEYPSAPAGRPEWHIRVDNRVLLWKVTPGLSPDLLDACIEARYKIIILEAFGVGGLPMLRNSFLPKIIEWRERGILTVVTSQCHRGRCDMTIYETGRLALNQGAVCAGNMTREALLTKLMWILSITEDTDEIIALLRQNCCGEFGL; from the coding sequence TTGAAAAAGATTTTATTGCTGACAACCGGGGGGACCATTGCCTGCACAGGCGGCGGGGCCGGGTACGCCCCCACCCTGGACGGCAGCGCGCTCCTAAGCTATGTGCCGGAGGTCCGCGGCCTGGCGGACATAGAACTAACCGGCATCCTGAACATTGACAGCTCCAATATGCAGCCGGAGGATTGGGAGCTCATCGCGAAAACCATCCGGGACGCGGAAGACCGCTATGACGGCATTGTCATCGTACACGGGACCGACACCATGGCCTATACCTCTTCGGCTGTCAGCTTTATGACGCTTGGGCTCAGGAAATGCGTGGTCTTCACTGGCGCCCAGATCCCAATTTCCAAGGAGGGCAGCGACGGCAGGGAAAACCTCTTGGACGCGGTCTGCACGGCGTGCAGCAGCGGCCTGACCGGCGTTTATGTTGTATTCGGCGGGAAGATCATGCCCGGCTGCTGTGTGAGCAAATGCGACACGGAGGCCAGGGCGGCTTTTCAGTGCGTCAACCGCAGGGAAGTCGGCTGTGTCCATCAGGGGAAGCTGCGTATCTTTGAATACCCCTCTGCGCCGGCCGGAAGGCCGGAGTGGCACATCCGCGTGGACAACCGGGTCCTCCTTTGGAAAGTCACGCCGGGCCTTTCGCCTGACCTCCTGGATGCGTGCATCGAGGCCAGGTATAAAATCATCATACTGGAGGCCTTCGGCGTGGGCGGGCTGCCCATGCTGCGAAACAGCTTTCTGCCAAAGATCATCGAGTGGCGGGAGCGGGGCATTCTGACGGTTGTGACGAGCCAGTGCCATCGCGGGCGCTGCGACATGACCATCTATGAGACCGGCCGATTGGCGCTGAACCAGGGCGCGGTATGCGCCGGGAACATGACGCGGGAGGCGCTTTTGACAAAACTGATGTGGATTCTCTCCATCACAGAGGATACGGATGAGATCATCGCGCTGCTGCGGCAGAACTGCTGCGGGGAATTTGGCCTTTGA
- a CDS encoding LysR family transcriptional regulator, protein MNLLSLEYFLVAAEEMSFTKAAVRLYITQQSLSGHIKKLEEYFGCSLFDRGNPLTLTKEGLGLQQAARKILAAVADTEKEIQDIKDLRNGELSIGITRTRGNLYLPPILTKFHQEFPNIQLTIFEGNSQETETALDRAKIDLLIGYPPLSKNSMQSIPFWKEETVLVIPYQILVRYFPAEYRDILSGSRKMNLRDVRHCPVLAMDVETRLGRRFYEACGEQGFLPKVVLKAKSLSVLVPLCLNGLGIMVCPEVFLLPYRNQIGSREDGRVFLSPISDVFPPKDMCVNYLKSKYLSATARGFVRIIEQEKAQLAWNLY, encoded by the coding sequence ATGAACCTTTTGTCTCTTGAATACTTTTTGGTTGCCGCCGAGGAAATGAGCTTCACAAAAGCGGCAGTTAGGCTGTATATCACCCAGCAGTCCCTGAGCGGACACATCAAAAAGCTGGAGGAGTACTTTGGCTGTTCCCTCTTCGACCGGGGCAACCCCCTGACCCTGACCAAGGAGGGCCTTGGTCTTCAGCAGGCGGCCCGGAAAATCCTTGCCGCGGTGGCCGATACGGAAAAAGAGATTCAGGACATCAAGGACTTGCGAAACGGGGAGCTCTCCATTGGGATCACACGGACCCGCGGGAACCTGTACCTTCCCCCCATCCTGACAAAATTCCATCAGGAGTTCCCGAATATCCAGCTCACCATCTTCGAGGGGAACTCCCAGGAGACGGAGACTGCGTTGGACCGCGCCAAGATCGACCTTCTCATCGGCTATCCACCCTTGAGCAAAAACAGCATGCAGAGCATCCCCTTTTGGAAAGAGGAGACGGTTTTGGTGATTCCCTATCAGATCCTGGTCCGCTATTTCCCGGCGGAGTACAGGGACATCCTGTCCGGGAGCAGAAAAATGAACCTCAGGGATGTCCGGCACTGCCCTGTTCTTGCAATGGATGTGGAGACGCGGCTGGGCCGCAGGTTCTACGAGGCCTGCGGCGAACAGGGATTTTTGCCCAAGGTAGTCCTGAAGGCAAAGAGCCTCAGCGTATTGGTGCCGCTGTGCCTAAACGGGCTGGGCATCATGGTCTGCCCGGAGGTGTTTTTGCTGCCATACCGCAACCAGATCGGTTCAAGGGAGGACGGCCGTGTGTTCCTCTCCCCCATCAGCGATGTGTTCCCACCCAAGGACATGTGTGTGAACTACCTGAAGAGCAAGTATCTCTCCGCCACAGCCCGCGGATTTGTCCGTATCATTGAGCAGGAAAAAGCCCAGCTGGCGTGGAACCTCTATTGA
- a CDS encoding RNA polymerase sigma factor, with amino-acid sequence MEQEKKWIREIQRRGSRAAADQLIRAYYDELYRFAYRQTGSKEDAMDLTQTIFLAVLRALPSYRPERSSFRTYLYRIASNKAIDARRRLSPQIVPLEGLPLEELPLEEDFAARVQDRDLLSRIESYVSGLDPQTQAVFRLRLYGEQTFPEIAAALEQPEAAVKARYYRLMGRLRKEFDPYG; translated from the coding sequence GTGGAACAAGAGAAAAAGTGGATCCGGGAGATTCAGCGCCGGGGCTCCCGGGCTGCGGCGGACCAGCTCATCCGCGCCTACTACGACGAGCTCTACCGGTTTGCCTACCGGCAGACCGGCAGCAAGGAAGACGCCATGGACCTGACCCAAACCATTTTCCTGGCCGTGCTGCGCGCCCTGCCCTCCTACCGCCCGGAGCGTTCGTCCTTCCGCACCTATCTTTACCGCATCGCCTCCAACAAGGCGATCGACGCCCGGCGCCGCCTAAGCCCCCAGATCGTTCCGCTGGAGGGGCTGCCCCTGGAAGAGCTGCCCCTGGAGGAGGACTTTGCCGCCCGGGTGCAGGATCGGGACCTTCTCTCCCGGATCGAGTCCTATGTCTCCGGACTGGACCCGCAGACCCAGGCCGTCTTCCGCCTGCGCCTGTACGGGGAGCAGACCTTCCCGGAGATCGCTGCGGCCCTGGAGCAGCCGGAAGCGGCGGTCAAGGCCCGTTACTACCGTCTGATGGGACGGCTGAGAAAGGAGTTTGACCCCTATGGATGA